One segment of Solanum stenotomum isolate F172 chromosome 1, ASM1918654v1, whole genome shotgun sequence DNA contains the following:
- the LOC125872255 gene encoding uncharacterized protein LOC125872255 — translation MEIHQIAQLLNQTLSPDGAVINAATDALDHLSTLPEFPFTLLSIAIGGENGGQKVAAATYLKNFTRRNVDSIDTNSGITKEFRDAFVRALLQAEPMTLKILVEAFRSIIAVEFVKKDAWPELVPELRSVIQRSDMIDKNPNSEWKTINALTILHSLIRPFQYFLNPKLVKEPVPPQLELITREILVPLLAVFHLCTEKVSDAQHTSEVQTETILLITCKCIYFAVKSHMPSALAPLLPSICQDLIRILNSLSFDGGLTCKDAYSLRMKTAKRSLLIFCALVSRHRKFADKLMPDMVKCVSEIVKHSTIISKLDPLSERTVSLAFDVISRVLETGPGWRLVSPHFSSLLNSAIFPALVKNEKDTVEWEEDPDEYIRKNLPSDLEEISGLRDDLFTARKSALNLLGVISLSKGPPVKTSTASSKRKKGEKNKRKGYSSMGELLVLPFLSKFPVPTDNGENTVNEYYGVLMAYSSLLDFLTEQSPGFTDTLVRNRVLPLYETPTPQPYLIATANWVLGELASCLSEGMSADIYSSLVKALQMSDIGDVSCYPVRVTAAAAIAQLVENEYMPPEWLPLLQVVCHRISDEEEDSSIYFQLLSTMVEAATEKLSPHIPDIVCLLVKETSKNLPLDLEPWPLMVEQCFATLAVMAQCWENSASEENEQDDSSQLWLSGQTTMMRAFSDLLQHAWLRSAPLMEHEVAFSVPPSSCVDDCSTLLGFILQGITQADDLLKLKVSELMLVWSYLIADWHAWEEMEDLSAFNCIKKAVSLNKKFAVKNFLVGKLLLPPAPPVPQKSILEGIGAFITEAFSQYPSAVWRASSCVHILLHNPSYLPEGEGVKQSLVISLCQAAFSRFREIKNQPVPLWNPLLLAIASCYLCFPDIVEKIIEGIEHEGFTSFLSALAIISTSRFDHSLSSEAEIKLVVMALAQSLDKLIGRQNEGSLLLHDCVASLMEAFLKFKEMEEEEEDEDEESEDQASGDEETEDDDDEDSEDDEREETEQEFLERCAKTAAEMENGTIVEEGDAEDQELEIELGCLEDVDLENTVLLVIERYHQVLLRLQLPPELISSFLEALPECKLYFQQAI, via the exons ATGGAAATTCATCAAATTGCTCAGCTCCTCAATCAAACTCTGAGCCCCGACGGTGCCGTCATCAATGCCGCCACCGATGCTCTCGATCACCTCTCTACTCTCCCAGAATTTCCCTTCACTCTGCTCTCTATCGCCATAG GAGGTGAGAACGGAGGTCAGAAAGTAGCTGCAGCCACGTATCTCAAGAACTTCACTAGAAGAAATGTTGATTCCATTGATACAAATTCAGGAATCACCAAAGAGTTTAGAGATGCATTTGTGCGCGCTTTACTTCAAGCCGAACCTATGACTCTTAAAATATTAGTTGAAGCT TTTCGCTCAATTATTGCAGTTGAGTTTGTGAAGAAGGATGCTTGGCCTGAGCTTGTGCCTGAGCTAAGGTCGGTCATTCAGCGCAGTGATATGATTGATAAGAATCCGAATTCTGAATGGAAAACCATCAACGCTCTAACCATTCTTCACTCACTGATTAGACCCTTCCAG TACTTTTTGAATCCAAAACTTGTGAAGGAGCCAGTTCCACCACAGCTAGAACTTATTACAAGAGAGATCCTTGTACCCTTACTTGCTGTATTTCACCTCTGCACCGAAAAG GTATCAGATGCCCAACATACATCAGAAGTGCAGACAGAAACTATCCTTCTCATCACATGCAAGTGCATCTATTTTGCG GTGAAATCTCACATGCCGTCTGCCTTGGCTCCTCTGCTTCCTTCTATTTGTCAAGATCTGATACGAATCCTGAATTCTTTAAGTTTTGATGGTGGCTTGACTTGCAAAGATGCGTATTCTCTGCGGATGAAGACTGCAAAGCGAAGTCTGCTGATTTTCTGTGCTTTAGTCTCCCGGCACCGGAAGTTTGCTGACAA ACTGATGCCTGATATGGTGAAATGCGTTTCAGAAATTGTCAAGCATAGCACAATCATAAGT AAACTGGATCCGCTGTCAGAAAGGACTGTATCGTTAGCCTTTGATGTTATTTCTCGTGTTTTAGAGACAGGTCCG GGATGGCGACTGGTTTCACCTCACTTTTCTTCCTTGCTTAATTCTGCAATCTTCCCAGCTCTTGTGAAGAATGAGAAG GACACAGTAGAGTGGGAAGAAGATCCGGATGAATACATAAGGAAAAATCTTCCGTCTGACCTT GAAGAAATTTCTGGATTGAGAGATGACTTGTTTACAGCAAGGAAAAGTGCTTTAAACTTGCTTGGTGTTATTTCATTATCTAAG GGACCGCCAGTCAAGACTTCTACAGCTTCATCAAAGCgtaagaaaggagaaaagaacaaaagaaaaggtTACAGCTCGATGGGGGAGTTGTTGGTGCTTCCATTCTTGTCAAAGTTTCCTGTTCCAACCGATAATGGAGAAAACACAGTAAATGA ATATTACGGAGTCCTGATGGCCTATAGCAGCCTTTTAGAT TTTCTAACAGAGCAGAGTCCTGGATTTACGGATACTCTAGTTAGGAATCGGGTGCTACCACTGTATGAAACACCAACTCCTCAACCATATTTAATTGCCACTGCAAATTGGGTCCTAGGAGAGCTTGCTTCATGCCTTTCTGAA GGTATGAGTGCTGATATTTATTCTTCATTAGTGAAAGCATTACAAATGTCAGATATAGGGGATGTTTCTTGTTATCCTGTGCGGGTGACAGCTGCTGCTGCGATTGCCCAACTCGTTGAA AATGAGTACATGCCACCTGAGTGGTTACCACTTCTTCAAGTGGTTTGTCATAGGATTAGTGATGAGGAAGAAGATAGTTCCATTTACTTTCAGCTTCTAAGTACTATGGTCGAGGCTGCAACTGAAAAACTTTCACCGCATATTCCAGATATTGTTTGTCTGTTGGTTAAAGAAACTTCAAAGAACTTGCCTTTAGATCTGGAGCCATGGCCTCTG ATGGTGGAACAGTGCTTTGCAACACTAGCAGTGATGGCTCAGTGTTGGGAAAACTCAGCATCGGAAGAAAATGAGCAGGATGATTCTAGTCAATTGTGGCTTTCTGGTCAGACCACCATGATGAGAGCATTTTCAGATCTCCTACAGCATGCGTGGCTAAGATCTGCTCCACTGATG GAACACGAGGTTGCCTTCTCAGTGCCCCCTTCATCATGTGTTGATGACTGCTCCACATTGCTTGGTTTCATTTTGCAAGGAATTACCCAAGCTGACGATCTTTTGAAGCTAAAAGTCTCAGAGCTGATGCTGGTCTGGTCATATCTCATAGCTGACTGGCATGCATGGGAGGAGATGGAGGATTTATCAGCTTTTAACTGTATCAAGAAAGCAGTTAGCCTAAACAAGAAATTTGCTGTGAAGAACTTTCTTGTGGGGAAGCTGCTGTTGCCTCCTGCTCCACCTGTTCCCCAAAAATCCATCCTTGAAGGAATTGGTGCATTCATTACTGAAGCTTTCTCACAATATCCATCTGCAGTATGGAGGGCATCCTCTTGTGTCCACATTCTGTTACATAATCCCAGTTACTTACCTGAAGGAGAAGGTGTCAAGCAATCTTTGGTGATTTCCTTGTGTCAGGCAGCATTTTCTCGTTTTAGAGAGATTAAAAACCAGCCTGTCCCACTATGGAATCCTTTGTTGCTTGCAATAGCGTCGTGTTATTTGTGTTTTCCTGATATTGTAGAGAAGATTATAGAGGGCATTGAACATGAAGGCTTTACAAGCTTTCTATCCGCTTTGGCAATTATCTCAACAAGCAGATTTGACCATAGTTTGTCCTCAGAGGCTGAGATCAAGTTGGTAG TGATGGCACTGGCACAATCTCTTGACAAGCTGATAGGACGGCAAAATGAAGGGAGTTTATTGCTACATGATTGCGTTGCATCACTGATGGAGGCATTTCTGAAGTTTaaagaaatggaagaagaagaggaagatgaagatgaagaaagtgaaGATCAGGCTTCTGGTGATGAGGAAactgaagatgatgatgatgag GACTCTGAAGATGATGAACGAGAAGAAACTGAACAAGAGTTCTTGGAGAGGTGTGCCAAGACAGCCGCGGAAATGGAAAATGGAACCATTGTGGAAGAAGGTGATGCGGAAGATCAAGAGCTAGAAATTGAACTGG GTTGTTTGGAAGATGTGGATCTGGAGAACACCGTGCTTTTGGTAATTGAAAGATATCACCAAGTGCTTTTACGGCTACAGTTGCCACCAGAACTGATTTCGAGTTTCTTGGAAGCCTTGCCTGAATGTAAATTATACTTCCAACAAGCTATATAG